A single genomic interval of Colius striatus isolate bColStr4 chromosome 9, bColStr4.1.hap1, whole genome shotgun sequence harbors:
- the ADAM19 gene encoding disintegrin and metalloproteinase domain-containing protein 19: protein MRGRGLLCGIALSLLLRPLPPGGVSAGQEPQPEVVVPRWAAHTSTHKHPSRAEVKVKVEGQELVLELEKNENLFAQGYTETHYSQTGQTQTIPLTHTEHCFYHGVVQGWEHSSVTLSTCRGLRGLIILSSNSSYILEPVPDSPNQHLIYRLDNLRLQSGACGYQDTGDTAKDWLKDFTTGMKPPLQRVKRETLQATKYVELLLVADYAEFQKHHFNIEATRLKLVEAANYVDKFYRSLNIRIALVGLDIWSNWNKCDVSENPYFTLKSFLAWSSKERVHRKHDNAQLITGVPFQGTTVGLAPVMAMCSDLQSGGVNMDHSDNAIGVAATIAHEMGHNFGMNHDSAGCCTTPAEDGGCIMASATGHPFPKVFNQCNRKELEKYLQSGGGMCLSNMPDTKKMYGGKKCGNGYLEEGEECDCGEVEECSNPCCDASTCSLKPGAECAHGSCCHQCKLMSPGTLCRERSGLCDLPEYCTGESPFCPANSYQIDGASCDGGRAYCYSGMCLTYQDQCLQLWGPGARPAPDACFEKVNAAGDIYGNCGKDIYGNYKKCEIRDAKCGKIQCQSSASKPLQSNAVAIDTTIRTQRTQLRCRGTHVYRSESEEKEMLDPGLVLTGTKCGSHHVCFEGHCQNTSIIFDSESCSKKCHGHGVCNNNRNCHCNQGWAPPFCNKEGRGGSLDSGPPMPEGPSAAVITLAILAPILLLIGIMFLFYYLKCWNKFAICSLKKTPQFSDTSGNGHANPAFKLKTPQEQRKVIGFPEIPSKPPPQQAPGLQISTQQPPTFSTGYSCSLGQPTGPVQPAPGKDVTRRTPPSRPAPPAPKPPQISQDISRPRPPQRALPANPIPSRARAWPGNSSAISLPPATPRTTGQLQPRAQSGVHTAGGANALEVGQPGSRGHS from the exons AtgcggggccgggggctgctctgcggcatcGCCCTCTCGCTGCTCCTGCGGCCGCTGCCCC CGGGAGGGGTGTCCGCCGGCCAGGAGCCGCAGCCCGAGGTGGTGGTCCCGCGCTGGGCGGCTCACACCAGCACACACAAG CATCCATCCAGAGCTGAAGTTAAGGTAAAGGTAGAAGGCCAGGAGCTCGTCTTGGAGTTGGAGAAAAATGA AAACCTCTTTGCACAAGGCTACACTGAGACTCATTACAGCCAGACTGGACAAACTCAGACCATCCCTCTGACTCACACG GAGCACTGCTTTTACCACGGGgtggtgcagggctgggagcactCCAGCGTCACGCTCAGCACGTGCCGAGGGCTGCG AGGACTGATCATATTGAGCAGCAATTCCAGCTATATCTTAGAGCCAGTTCCTGACAGCCCAAACCAGCACTTGATCTACAGGTTGGACAACCTGAGGTTGCAGAGTGGAGCCTGTGGCTACCAGGACACTGGAGACACAGCCAAAGACTGGCTCAAGGACTTCACAACTGGGATGAAACCACCTCTCCAGAGG gtgaagcGGGAGACTCTGCAGGCTACAAAGTACGTGGAGCTTCTGCTCGTGGCTGATTATGCAGAG TTTCAGAAGCATCACTTCAACATTGAAGCAACAAGGCTTAAATTAGTGGAGGCTGCTAATTACGTCGATAAG TTTTACAGATCCCTGAATATCCGGATTGCCTTGGTGGGGTTGGATATCTGGAGTAATTGGAATAAATGTGATGTATCTGAGAATCCCTACTTCACTCTGAAGTCCTTTCTAGCCTGGAGTAGCAAGGAGCGGGTGCACAGGAAACATGACAATGCCCAACTAATCAC GGGTGTGCCCTTCCAAGGTACCACAGTAGGTTTGGCTCCTGTGATGGCCATGTGTTCTGACTTACAGTCAGGAGGAGTAAACATG GATCACTCTGATAATGCCATTGGTGTTGCTGCTACCATTGCCCATGAGATGGGACACAATTTTGGCATGAATCATGATTCAGCTGGCTGCTGTACTACCCCTGCAGAGGATGGAGGCTGCATCATGGCTTCTGCAACTGG GCACCCATTCCCCAAGGTGTTCAACCAGTGCAATAGGAAAGAGCTGGAGAAGTATCTGCAGTCTGGTGGAGGGATGTGTCTCTCCAATATGCCAGATACCAAAAAAATGTATGGTGGGAAGAAATGTGGAAATGGCTACTTGGAAGAGGGGGAGGAATGTGACTGTGGAGAGGTGGAG GAGTGCAGTAACCCTTGCTGTGACGCCAGCACCTGCTCCCTGAAGCCTGGTGCCGAATGTGCCCACGGCAGCTGCTGTCACCAGTGCAAG ctGATGTCTCCAGGAACTCTCTGCAGGGAAAGATCAGGACTGTGTGACCTTCCAGAATACTGCACTGGCGAGTCACCTTTCTGCCCCGCCAACTCCTACCAAATCGATGGGGCTTCCTGTGATGGAGGACGTGCCTATTGCTACAGTGGCATGTGTCTCACGTACCAAGACCAGTGCTTGCAGCTGTGGGGGCCTG GAGCAAGGCCAGCACCAGATGCCTGCTTCGAGAAGGTTAATGCCGCTGGAGACATCTACGGGAACTGTGGGAAGGACATCTACGGCAACTACAAGAAGTGTGAGATCAG AGATGCTAAATGTGGGAAGATCCAGTGCCAGAGCTCTGCTTCCAAACCCCTGCAGTCCAACGCAGTGGCCATAGACACAACCATCCGCACGCAGAGGACGCAGCTGAGGTGTCGGGGCACCCATGTGTACAGATCTGAGAGTGAAGAAAAGGAGATGCTGGATCCTGGCTTGGTGTTGACAGGAACAAAATGTGGGAGCCATCAT GTTTGCTTTGAGGGACACTGCCAGAACACATCCATCATCTTTGATTCTGAAAGCTGTAGCAAGAAGTGCCATGGGCATGGA GTCTGCAACAACAACAGGAACTGCCACTGCAACCAGGGCTGGGCCCCCCCGTTCTGCAAcaaggagggaaggggaggaagctTGGACAGTGGTCCTCCCATGCCTGAAG GCCCTTCAGCAGCTGTGATAACTCTCGCAATCCTGGCTCCCATTCTCCTTCTGATTGGAATCATGTTTTTATTCTATTATCTGAAATGCTGGAATAAATTTGCCATCTGTTCTCTAAAGAAGACCCCACAGTTCAG TGACACCTCTGGAAATGGGCATGCAAACCCTGCCTTCAAGCTGAAAACCCCCCAGGAGCAGAGGAAG GTGATTGGCTTCCCTGAAATCCCATCAAAGCCTCCTCCCCAGCAAGCTCCAGGGCTCCAAATAAGCACGCAGCAGCCACCCACCTTCTCCACTGGCtacagctgcagcctggggcaACCCACTGGGCCAGTGCAGCCGGCGCCTGGCAAGGACGTCACCCGGCGGACACCCCCGAGCAGGccagcacctcctgctcccaaaccccctcagatCTCTCAG GACATTTCCAGGCCCCGACCACCCCAAAGAGCTTTGCCAGCTAATCCGATCCCATCCAGAGCCAGAGCCTGGCCAGGGAACAGCTCTGCCATCTCACTGCCTCCTGCAACCCCCAGAACCACAGGACAACTCCAGCCCAGGGCACAG AGTGGTGTCCACACAGCTGGAGGAGCAAATGCCTTGGAAGTGGGTCAGCCGGGCTCCCGCGGGCACTCCTGA